The nucleotide window CGGTAAAGGTACTTTATGTTACGCATTGGCAGAAAAACTAGGTTTTGCGTTGCTAGATTCCGGCGCAATTTATCGTGTGACGGCATTGGCCGCGTTAAAACGCCATGCCGATTTAACCAATGAAGCCGAATTGGCTGAGCTTGCCCGTCATTTAGATATTCAGTTTGTGCCGAAAAATGGTGAAGTGAATGTATTATTAGGTGGCATGGATGTCAGCCATTTAATCCGTACGCAAGAAGTGGCAGATGCGGCATCAAAAGTGGCAGTTTTCCCGCAAGTTCGTGCTGCATTACTACAACTTCAGCAGGATTTCGCCAAAAATGACGGTTTAATTGCGGATGGTCGCGATATGGGAACGGTGGTGTTTCCTGATGCGCAAGTGAAATTATTTTTAGATGCGAGTGCGGAAGAACGTGCAAAAAGACGCTATAACCAGTTGCAAAATAAGGGGATTAGTGGTAACTTTGCACAGATTTTAGCCGAGATAAAAGAGCGTGATTTGCGTGATAGAAATCGAGCAGTCGCTCCTTTAAAACCTGCTGAAGATGCGTTTTTACTTGACAGCACGACATTGAGTATCGATGAAGTGATTTGTCAGGCCTTAAACTATATTCAGCAAC belongs to Aggregatibacter sp. 2125159857 and includes:
- the cmk gene encoding (d)CMP kinase, with translation MNKIITVDGPSGAGKGTLCYALAEKLGFALLDSGAIYRVTALAALKRHADLTNEAELAELARHLDIQFVPKNGEVNVLLGGMDVSHLIRTQEVADAASKVAVFPQVRAALLQLQQDFAKNDGLIADGRDMGTVVFPDAQVKLFLDASAEERAKRRYNQLQNKGISGNFAQILAEIKERDLRDRNRAVAPLKPAEDAFLLDSTTLSIDEVICQALNYIQQRIDIKA